A region from the Polaribacter sp. Hel1_33_78 genome encodes:
- the rsmH gene encoding 16S rRNA (cytosine(1402)-N(4))-methyltransferase RsmH → MNYHNPVLLQESIDALAIKEDGVYVDVTFGGGGHSREILKRLGNEGKLFAFDQDPDALGNLIDDERFVLIPENFRFISRFLRFYGIRKVDGVLADLGVSSHQFDEAERGFSTRFDGDLDMRMNQKSKTSAKEIINKYSEEKLAEILFLYGELRNSRNIAKTIVEEREEEKIETSFQLKKVLKKYLPNAKEHKILAQIFQAIRIEVNEELDVLKEFLGQMPNLLKEEGRLSVISYHSLEDRLVKRFIRTGLFSGELEKDVFGNSNEPMQKVGKLIVPNAAEIKINNRARSAKLRIATLRSYRSKANS, encoded by the coding sequence ATGAATTATCATAATCCAGTTTTATTGCAAGAAAGTATAGATGCGCTAGCCATTAAAGAAGATGGTGTTTATGTGGATGTTACTTTTGGAGGTGGAGGACATTCAAGGGAAATTTTAAAAAGACTTGGAAATGAAGGGAAATTGTTTGCATTTGATCAAGATCCAGATGCTTTAGGAAACTTAATTGATGATGAACGTTTTGTATTGATTCCTGAAAATTTTAGATTTATCTCTCGCTTTTTAAGGTTTTATGGAATTAGAAAAGTTGATGGAGTTTTGGCAGATTTAGGTGTTTCCTCTCATCAATTTGATGAGGCCGAAAGAGGGTTTTCAACTCGTTTTGACGGAGATTTAGATATGAGAATGAATCAAAAATCTAAAACTTCAGCAAAAGAAATTATAAATAAATATTCTGAAGAGAAGTTAGCGGAGATATTGTTTTTGTATGGAGAGTTAAGAAACTCCAGAAATATCGCAAAGACTATTGTCGAAGAAAGAGAGGAAGAAAAAATTGAAACTAGTTTTCAGTTGAAAAAAGTTTTGAAAAAGTATTTGCCAAACGCAAAAGAGCATAAAATTTTAGCACAAATATTTCAAGCCATTAGAATTGAAGTCAATGAAGAGTTAGATGTTTTAAAAGAATTTTTAGGACAGATGCCTAACCTCTTAAAAGAGGAAGGAAGGTTAAGTGTAATCTCATATCATTCTCTAGAGGATAGATTGGTAAAAAGGTTTATTAGAACAGGTTTGTTTAGTGGTGAGTTAGAGAAAGATGTTTTTGGTAATTCTAACGAACCTATGCAAAAAGTAGGAAAATTAATTGTTCCAAATGCGGCTGAAATTAAAATAAACAATAGAGCTAGAAGTGCGAAATTAAGAATAGCGACTTTGAGAAGTTATAGGTCCAAAGCAAACAGTTAG
- a CDS encoding FtsL-like putative cell division protein, with amino-acid sequence MSKVKKGVYDFFRGSFLTDESAFKNWRIIIFVVALLLIMISSAHNADKKVIKISELNKRKRELRAEYVDTGTVLMRMKMESSIRKKAKDRGLKPSETPPKKIKVTYKD; translated from the coding sequence ATGTCAAAGGTTAAAAAAGGAGTTTATGATTTTTTTAGAGGGAGTTTTCTTACAGATGAATCAGCTTTCAAAAACTGGCGAATTATAATTTTTGTCGTGGCACTGCTGTTAATTATGATTTCAAGTGCTCATAATGCTGATAAAAAAGTGATTAAAATATCAGAATTAAATAAGAGGAAAAGAGAATTAAGAGCAGAGTATGTAGATACAGGTACCGTTTTAATGCGAATGAAAATGGAGTCTAGTATCAGAAAAAAAGCGAAGGATAGAGGTTTAAAACCATCCGAAACACCACCAAAAAAAATAAAAGTAACCTATAAAGATTAA
- the yihA gene encoding ribosome biogenesis GTP-binding protein YihA/YsxC translates to MKIKSAEFVMSNSNVTKAPKDRIPEYAFIGRSNVGKSSLINMLMERKDLAKISGKPGKTQLINHFRINDEWFLVDLPGYGYAQISKKKRTIFQYFIENYFKEREQLVCTFVLIDSRHDPQKIDLEFMHFLGENQIPFCLVFTKADKLGSSKLNKQITSYKKKLLNSWETLPMTFLTSSSTRLGRKEFLDFIDSVNEDVAKDFK, encoded by the coding sequence ATGAAAATAAAATCTGCAGAATTTGTGATGAGTAACAGTAATGTTACAAAGGCACCTAAAGACAGAATTCCTGAATACGCTTTTATTGGACGCTCTAATGTTGGCAAATCCTCATTAATAAATATGCTAATGGAGCGAAAAGATTTAGCAAAAATATCAGGAAAACCAGGAAAAACTCAGCTCATCAATCATTTTAGAATAAATGATGAATGGTTTTTAGTAGATTTACCAGGTTATGGGTATGCTCAAATCTCTAAAAAGAAAAGAACTATTTTTCAATATTTTATAGAGAACTACTTTAAAGAAAGAGAACAATTAGTTTGTACCTTTGTTTTGATTGATAGCAGACATGATCCGCAAAAAATCGATTTGGAATTCATGCACTTTTTAGGCGAAAACCAAATTCCTTTTTGCCTTGTCTTTACCAAAGCAGATAAACTAGGTAGCTCTAAATTAAATAAACAAATTACTTCCTATAAAAAGAAATTACTAAATTCTTGGGAAACTTTACCGATGACTTTTCTTACTTCTTCTTCCACTAGATTAGGTCGTAAAGAATTTTTAGATTTTATTGATAGCGTAAATGAGGATGTTGCAAAAGATTTTAAATAA
- a CDS encoding alkane 1-monooxygenase, producing the protein MKAFKYFSIFVVPFFVFISFTCKGWLTYIPAIILFGLVPLIEFMIKPNKVNFNKEEEKIEKENKLYTYLLYATVFVQVPCLIFFLYAIQEANLTNLEIFGRIFSMGIMCTIIGINVGHELGHRNNRIDQFIGEILLLTSLNTHFLPYHNGGHHYNVATPNDAATARKNEVLFTFWIRSHFSSYIEAWKLENKRMIQEQRSWFHHQNRMVIYSICNVVFLSLIYFFFGKTVLLYFIAAAVIGIAFLETVNYIEHYGLLRKKNENGRYEKVKRNHSWNSDHQVGQILLFNLSRHSDHHYNGSKHYQLLKTVPESPQMPTGYPGMMLLSFFPPLWFWLMNKKIQKLS; encoded by the coding sequence ATGAAAGCTTTCAAATATTTTTCAATATTCGTCGTTCCTTTTTTTGTATTCATCTCTTTCACCTGTAAAGGCTGGCTTACCTATATACCTGCTATTATTTTGTTTGGTTTAGTCCCTCTTATAGAATTTATGATAAAACCCAACAAGGTTAACTTCAACAAAGAAGAAGAAAAAATTGAAAAAGAAAACAAGTTGTATACCTATCTCTTATATGCTACTGTATTTGTACAAGTGCCCTGTTTAATATTTTTTTTATACGCAATACAAGAAGCAAATTTAACAAATTTAGAAATTTTTGGACGTATATTTTCTATGGGAATCATGTGTACAATTATTGGTATAAATGTTGGCCATGAATTAGGGCACAGAAACAATAGAATTGATCAATTTATTGGTGAAATTTTATTACTCACTTCGTTAAATACTCATTTTTTACCTTACCATAATGGAGGGCATCATTATAATGTTGCAACTCCAAATGATGCTGCAACTGCAAGAAAAAACGAGGTATTATTCACGTTCTGGATTCGCTCTCATTTCTCAAGTTACATTGAAGCATGGAAACTAGAAAACAAAAGAATGATTCAAGAACAAAGAAGCTGGTTTCATCATCAAAATAGAATGGTTATTTATTCAATTTGTAATGTTGTATTTTTAAGTTTGATTTACTTTTTCTTTGGAAAAACAGTCCTACTATATTTTATAGCTGCTGCGGTTATTGGAATTGCTTTCCTTGAAACTGTGAACTACATAGAACATTATGGCTTGCTCAGAAAAAAGAATGAAAATGGTCGTTATGAAAAAGTAAAAAGAAATCATTCTTGGAATTCAGATCATCAAGTTGGACAAATTTTGTTGTTCAATTTATCACGTCATTCAGACCATCATTATAATGGATCAAAACATTATCAACTTTTAAAAACAGTACCAGAAAGTCCCCAAATGCCAACAGGATACCCAGGAATGATGTTACTTTCGTTCTTTCCACCTCTTTGGTTTTGGTTGATGAATAAAAAAATACAAAAACTCTCATAA
- a CDS encoding alpha/beta fold hydrolase: MTDKLKTEGGFTYAEAGEGPTIIVLHGLMGALSNFGATFNYFSNNGFKVLIPELPLYSLPLIKTNVKNLAAFLKDFLEYKEIDNAILLGNSLGGHIALYFTKHYPEKVKALILTGSSGLYEKAMGDSFPKRGNYEYIEQKAQQVFYDPKTATKELVDDVYETVNDRMKALKTLSIAKSAIRHNMANDLLHMQQPACLIWGKQDGVTPPEVAEDFNKLLPNSDLFWIDKCGHAAMMEQPEEFNTILHNWLTSGNI, from the coding sequence ATGACGGATAAGTTAAAAACTGAAGGTGGTTTCACCTATGCTGAAGCTGGAGAAGGACCTACAATCATTGTTTTACACGGACTAATGGGGGCTTTAAGTAATTTTGGCGCAACTTTTAATTATTTCTCCAATAATGGATTCAAAGTTTTAATTCCTGAATTACCACTGTATTCTCTGCCTCTTATAAAAACAAATGTCAAAAATTTAGCCGCGTTTTTAAAAGATTTTTTAGAATATAAAGAAATAGATAACGCCATTCTTTTAGGAAACTCATTAGGAGGTCATATTGCCTTATATTTCACCAAACATTATCCTGAAAAAGTAAAAGCACTTATACTTACTGGAAGTTCTGGTTTATATGAAAAAGCAATGGGTGATAGTTTTCCTAAACGAGGAAATTATGAATACATTGAACAAAAAGCACAGCAAGTTTTTTACGACCCAAAAACTGCCACTAAAGAATTGGTAGATGACGTCTATGAGACTGTAAACGACAGAATGAAAGCCTTAAAAACTTTATCTATTGCCAAAAGTGCCATCAGACACAATATGGCCAATGACCTGCTACATATGCAACAACCTGCTTGTTTAATTTGGGGAAAACAAGACGGAGTTACACCTCCTGAGGTTGCTGAAGATTTTAATAAATTATTACCAAATTCAGATTTGTTTTGGATTGACAAATGTGGCCATGCTGCAATGATGGAACAACCAGAAGAGTTTAATACTATTCTCCATAATTGGTTAACTTCTGGTAATATTTAA
- a CDS encoding RluA family pseudouridine synthase has product MHSTKENLHVLFEDNHIIIVNKRSGDITQGDKTGDKPLSDVVKEYVKVKYNKAGNVFLGVVHRLDRPTSGVIIFARTSKALERLNKMLRDKTIRKTYWAIVKGTPKKEKDTLINFLKKNPKNNKSSVYNKEITDSKKAILHYNVIKKLDNYSLIEIDLETGRHHQIRAQLSFIGFPIKGDLKYGFNRSNKDGSIHLHARKIVFTHPVSKEEISIIAPGPNEVIWNACK; this is encoded by the coding sequence ATGCATTCTACAAAAGAAAACTTACACGTTTTATTTGAAGACAATCATATAATTATTGTTAACAAACGTTCTGGAGATATCACACAAGGCGATAAGACGGGTGATAAACCTTTAAGCGATGTTGTAAAAGAATATGTTAAAGTCAAATACAACAAAGCTGGAAATGTTTTTTTAGGAGTTGTTCATAGATTGGACAGACCCACTTCTGGTGTTATTATTTTTGCAAGAACATCTAAAGCATTAGAACGTTTAAACAAAATGTTACGTGATAAAACAATTCGTAAAACATATTGGGCTATTGTAAAAGGCACTCCAAAAAAAGAAAAAGATACTTTAATAAATTTCCTGAAAAAGAATCCTAAGAACAACAAATCTTCTGTTTACAACAAAGAAATTACGGATTCTAAAAAAGCAATTTTACATTACAATGTCATCAAAAAATTAGATAATTATTCCTTAATAGAAATTGATCTAGAAACTGGAAGACATCATCAAATTAGAGCTCAATTATCATTTATTGGCTTTCCTATTAAAGGAGATTTAAAATATGGCTTTAATAGAAGTAATAAAGACGGAAGCATACACTTGCATGCTAGAAAAATAGTGTTTACTCACCCTGTTTCTAAAGAAGAGATTTCTATTATTGCACCTGGTCCTAACGAAGTAATTTGGAACGCTTGCAAGTAA
- the mraZ gene encoding division/cell wall cluster transcriptional repressor MraZ yields the protein MINLIGTYECKADAKGRVMFSSAFKKQLSSVLQDGFVIKRAVFQPCLELYPMQEWNLMMEKVNKLNRFKKKNNDFIRRFTAGVRMVELDATGRILIPKDLCDFAGIQKQVVMSSSVNIVEIWDKDKYEKAIDAAALDFADLAEEVMGNTDENELS from the coding sequence GTGATAAATTTAATTGGAACATATGAATGTAAGGCAGATGCCAAGGGAAGAGTGATGTTTTCATCAGCTTTCAAGAAGCAATTGTCTTCGGTGTTACAAGATGGTTTCGTTATTAAGAGAGCTGTTTTTCAGCCTTGTTTAGAATTGTATCCAATGCAAGAGTGGAATTTGATGATGGAGAAGGTTAATAAACTAAACAGATTTAAAAAGAAAAATAACGATTTTATAAGAAGGTTTACAGCGGGTGTTAGAATGGTTGAGTTAGATGCTACCGGTAGAATTTTAATTCCTAAAGATTTATGTGATTTTGCAGGAATACAAAAACAAGTAGTCATGTCATCATCAGTAAATATTGTTGAAATCTGGGATAAAGATAAATATGAAAAAGCAATTGATGCTGCAGCTTTAGATTTTGCAGATTTGGCTGAAGAGGTAATGGGAAATACGGATGAAAATGAATTATCATAA